In Hevea brasiliensis isolate MT/VB/25A 57/8 unplaced genomic scaffold, ASM3005281v1 Scaf90, whole genome shotgun sequence, a single genomic region encodes these proteins:
- the LOC131177825 gene encoding uncharacterized protein LOC131177825 — MEEGDNSVEQSAAVEAQGEALTRQGVGGLAVQIPPMQFPTQYDGAAEFKGTVDPLEVKQWLESMERVFKKLQYTYALKFEYAISLLRGDAYEWWKTIPNSMLEPPVLTWEDFLREFRQKYIPDAYVDMKLQEFLSLK, encoded by the exons atggaagaaggggataatTCTGTGGAACAATCAGCTGCAGTTGAAGCTCAAGGAGAGGCCCTAACCCGTCAGGGTGTAGGAGGGCTAGCTGTACAGATTCCTCCCATGCAGTTTCCTACGCAATAT gatggggctgcagaatttaaaggcactgtggatccttTAGAAGTAAAGCAGTGGTTAGAAAGCATGGAAAGGGTCTTCAAAAAGTTACAATACACATATGCCCTAAAATTTGAGTATGCAATTTCCTTACTACgaggggatgcctatgaatggtggaagaccattcctaaCAGTATGTTGGAGCCTCCAGTTCTGACCTGGGAAGACTTCCTTagagaattcaggcagaaatatatcccagatgcatatgttgacatGAAGCTCCAAGAGTTCTTGAGTTTGAAGTAG